TTTTTCAAGCCGGTGAAGTAGTAGTTACTGCTGAACGAAATCCAATTCTTAACGCATCAAGAATTGGTGCTGCTTCAAACGTCGTCCGAGACCAAATCGATCGACTTCCAACCATCACAAGAAACTTTGCTGATTACTACAAGTTATCACCATATTTCAACGGTGTAAATAGCAGTGCAGCAGGTCGAAATAATAGATATAATAACATTCAAATTGATGGAGTTAATTTTAACGATCTGTTCGGTTTGGGCGGTACAGGAACACCAGGCGGACAATCGAGTGTAACTCCAATAACCTTGGATGCAATCGAAGAGTTTCAAATTGTAGTTTCGCCATTCGACGTTCGTCAAGCTAATTTCACAGGAGCTGGAATCAATGCGATCACGAGAAGTGGAACCAATAATTTCAATGGTTCTGCATATTATTATGGAAGGAACCAAGATCTCATTGGAGTCAGTCCAGATGACAAACAATTAAAAGTACCAAGCTTCACTGAATATTCAACCGGTTTCCGATTCGGAGGACCAATAATTGAAAATAAACTCTTCTTCTTTGTTGCTGGCGAACTTCTGAGAAAATCTTCACCGTTTGACCGTACTTTTAACGCTGATAAAGTTGGAACAAACACTTATACTGCTAAATCAGATTCATTAAAGCTGATTTCGGATTATGTGAAATCAAAATACGGATATGAAACTGGCTCATGGAACTCAGTTCCCTGGCTCGATGACAGTGACAAATTATTTGTCAGATTTGATTACAACTTGAGTCAAAATCACAAATTGACTGCGCGTTGGAATTATCTCAATTCACTTAACGATAATTCACCCTCAAGATTCAGAGGATCGAATGATATCTATGCAGAGAATGCTCGATATAAATTAGTGAATAAAACTCATACCTTTGCACTTCAATTCACAAGTTTATTAGGGAATTTTGCATCGAATGAGTTCACCCTCGGATACATAAATCAGTTCGATAATCCAAAGTATTATGGACAACCATTCCCGGTCGTTGAAATTAATACCAGTAATCCTGCAGCCAGTGACAAGAGCACTCAACGTCTTGTAATTGGTGCGGAACAATTCCGTCATCAAAATGAATTGGAACAGGATGTCTTTGAAATCACGAATAACTTATCTTTATATCTAGCAAACCATACCATAACGGTAGGAGCAAAATTGGATTTCATTAAGTTCCGTAACTTGTTTATTCCAACCAATTTTGGACTCTACAGGTATAACTCAATTGCAGACTTCTTAGCAGATAAAAAAGCTGCTTCTTACGAACATCGTTATTCAGCTACAACTAATCCGACTCAAGATGCCAATTGGGGATATCAGCAATTTGGATTCTACATTCAAGATGAATGGACAATCAGTTCCAGATTGAAAATCACAGGCGGTGTTCGCTTAGATCTTCCGGTTTTCACGGACAAACCGAATTATAATAAAAGATTTGATTCCACCTTCTCTGCTCTTGGTTACAATTTGAGCACAAATCTTCTGCCATACACAAGTGCTGTCATTTCTCCAAGAATCGGTTTCAACTGGGCAGTGGATGAAGATCGCAATACACAGCTGCGTGGCGGTTTCGGTGTATTCTATGGAAGATATCCAGCAGTGTGGGTTTCAAATCAATACAGTAATACTGGTGTTGATTTCTATACGCTTACTACTGTTCCAAATAATTTTATTGGTGATCCTTATGGTCAGCCAAAAACTGCAACTACACTTCCAACAGCTGAAGTGAATGTTACAGACCGTGACTTTAAAGCTCCGTCAGTAATGAGATTTAATTTCGCAGTCGATCAAAAACTTCCATATAATCTCATTGCTTCGGTTGAAGGTATTTTCTCAAGATCACTAAACGAAGTATACTATCAAAATATCAACCTCAAAGGAGTTCAGTCGAACGGCGATATTACTCCTGGTGGAAAAATCGTTGGTGAAAATCGCGATGTATGGGGAACACTTAATACAACAACAGGTGCTTACTCTACACGTGGCGTAAGAGTTAACAATAATTTTACTGCTGTTTATCTTGTTAAGAATACCGATCAAGGTTCGAACGCTAACGTTATTTTCCAACTTCAAAGATTAGCAACTTTTGACGGCTTCTACGCAAATGTCGCTTACACCTGGGGTCTTGCTAAAGATATTGGCGGATCAAACAGCACTACTGCAAGTTCAGGTTGGAGATTCAACCCGACACCAGGAAATCCAAATAATCCAGATCTCTCCTACGCTGATGCCGATAGAACACATAGAATATTCGGTACAGTTTCTTATCGTCATGATTGGGGCTGGAGAGGATTAGCAACAACAATCGGATTATTCTATAATGGATTATCGGGCAGACCATACTCATACATCATTGATGGAGACGTAAATGGTGACGGTTTAGCTGATAATGATTTAGCATATATTCCGAGAGATGCCAATGATATTATACTTGTCAGTTCTGCGGGTGCAGTACTTGCAAAAACAGATGCTGCATACGGCGAATTAATGGCTTATATCGATAATAGTGATTACTTGAAAGACAGAAAAGGAATGATGGCAGAGAGAAATGGTGCAAGATCACCATGGAGTCATCAGATTGATCTAAGAATCACTCAAGAAATTCCTTCATTGTTCGGTCACAAATTCGAAATCACTTTTGATATTCTTAATGTAATGAATTTAATTGATAAGGAAGCCGGCTGGATTAAGTTAGCCAATGATACCCGCTTGCTTAAATTCCACAGTATCGCACCTACAGGCGCGGACAAAGGGAAAGCACGATATCAATGGGCAGCATTTTCTGATCCAGATATTCCCAGCAACTTGTTATCACGCTGGCAAGCGCAATTCGGAATTAGATATACATTCTAAGCTGAATTTCTATATATAAAAAAAGGGCGGTAGAAATACTGCCCTTTTTTATTTACATCGAATCTTTACTTTTCAATACGTCACATTAATCTTAACATCTAATCTTTTTTTAATTTTCGATTGTTTCTATTCGGGTAACAAAATTTAATTTATCGAAATTTCTTTTGGTTTAATTCTATCATGCTTAGGAAGTATAATGTTCAATAAACCATTATCCAGCTTCGCACTAATTTGCGTAGAATCTATTTTATCTGTGATGAAGAATTTTCGGAAGTAATGTCCATAGTTCTTCTCTCTTAGTATGAACCTCACTTCATCAGCATGATTCAAGTCCATTTTACCAAAAACTGACAGAACTTCATCATCAAGTTTAAGATAAATGTTTTCTTTCTGTACACCTGGCATATAAACTTTAATTTGAAAATCATTCTTCGATTCAATTATATCAATGATTGGTGGAACAGTTGGTTCCGTTTCGATTAAAGTTTCCCAATCAAATCCATTTTCTGCATTAATTTTTTGTTCGTTATTCATATTCAATCCTTTGTGTTATTTATTTTTTATCGTTATCGTCAATTACTTCGTAGCTTGCGTCTTCTACTTCTTTATCTTTTTTCGCTTCATCTTGTTTTGGCGGTTCTTGAGTTTGCTGTTCTGCTCCAGGACCAGTCGAGGAAGTTTGATACATCTGACTTGCAGCTTCATTCCAAATGTTGTTTAGATTATCCATCTTAGTTTTGATCTCTGAAACGACTCCAGTTTTGTGTGCATCCTTTAGCTGATCTACGGCTGACTGCAGTCGAGATTTCAAGTCTTCTGAGATCTTATCACCATAATCTTTCATTTGTTTTTCTGTTTGGAAGATTAAATTGTCGGCTTGATTTTTAATTTCCACTTCTTCTTTTCGCTTTTTATCTTCGGCAGAATGCTCTTGAGCATCTTTTTTCATCTTCTCAATCTCTTCCTTTGTGAGACCGCTTGAAGAAGTAATTCTTATACTTTGCTCTTTGTTCGTTCCTTTATCTTTTGCCAATACATGAAGGATTCCATTCGCATCGATATCAAAAGTTACTTCGATTTGCGGGATCCCCCTTGGCGCCGGTGGAATTCCATCCAGGTGAAATCTACCAAGTGTACGATTATCAACTGCCATTGGCCTTTCACCTTGAAGAATGTGAATTTCAACGGAAGTTTGGCTGTCTGCAGCAGTAGAGAAAATTTCACTTTTCTTAGTGGGAATTGTAGTGTTCGCTTGGATAAGTGTTGTCATCACGCCACCAAGAGTTTCAATTCCAAGAGAAAGCGGCGTAACATCAAGAAGCAAAACGTCTTTTACTTCGCCAGTTAATACAGCTCCCTGTATTGCAGCACCTACAGCAACAACTTCATCAGGATTTACACCCTTGTGCGGTTCTTTCCCAAAAAGTTCTTTAACAACT
This genomic interval from Ignavibacteria bacterium contains the following:
- a CDS encoding TonB-dependent receptor, producing MLDICKALKKNRRALMHKLTKFFSRDNSPKGNFNKMSLLFGVIFSLVTCSNIFGQGITSAAIYGSVTDNNGNPLVGANVVAVHQPTGTMYGTTTRANGDYNLPNLRVGGPYTLTFSFIGYVKQERVGLTLLLSQSLRQDFVASEEVFQAGEVVVTAERNPILNASRIGAASNVVRDQIDRLPTITRNFADYYKLSPYFNGVNSSAAGRNNRYNNIQIDGVNFNDLFGLGGTGTPGGQSSVTPITLDAIEEFQIVVSPFDVRQANFTGAGINAITRSGTNNFNGSAYYYGRNQDLIGVSPDDKQLKVPSFTEYSTGFRFGGPIIENKLFFFVAGELLRKSSPFDRTFNADKVGTNTYTAKSDSLKLISDYVKSKYGYETGSWNSVPWLDDSDKLFVRFDYNLSQNHKLTARWNYLNSLNDNSPSRFRGSNDIYAENARYKLVNKTHTFALQFTSLLGNFASNEFTLGYINQFDNPKYYGQPFPVVEINTSNPAASDKSTQRLVIGAEQFRHQNELEQDVFEITNNLSLYLANHTITVGAKLDFIKFRNLFIPTNFGLYRYNSIADFLADKKAASYEHRYSATTNPTQDANWGYQQFGFYIQDEWTISSRLKITGGVRLDLPVFTDKPNYNKRFDSTFSALGYNLSTNLLPYTSAVISPRIGFNWAVDEDRNTQLRGGFGVFYGRYPAVWVSNQYSNTGVDFYTLTTVPNNFIGDPYGQPKTATTLPTAEVNVTDRDFKAPSVMRFNFAVDQKLPYNLIASVEGIFSRSLNEVYYQNINLKGVQSNGDITPGGKIVGENRDVWGTLNTTTGAYSTRGVRVNNNFTAVYLVKNTDQGSNANVIFQLQRLATFDGFYANVAYTWGLAKDIGGSNSTTASSGWRFNPTPGNPNNPDLSYADADRTHRIFGTVSYRHDWGWRGLATTIGLFYNGLSGRPYSYIIDGDVNGDGLADNDLAYIPRDANDIILVSSAGAVLAKTDAAYGELMAYIDNSDYLKDRKGMMAERNGARSPWSHQIDLRITQEIPSLFGHKFEITFDILNVMNLIDKEAGWIKLANDTRLLKFHSIAPTGADKGKARYQWAAFSDPDIPSNLLSRWQAQFGIRYTF
- a CDS encoding Hsp20/alpha crystallin family protein codes for the protein MNNEQKINAENGFDWETLIETEPTVPPIIDIIESKNDFQIKVYMPGVQKENIYLKLDDEVLSVFGKMDLNHADEVRFILREKNYGHYFRKFFITDKIDSTQISAKLDNGLLNIILPKHDRIKPKEISIN